GCCCATCCAAAAACAGTTGCTCGCACTGTATCAGGAAAAGTCGAAAGCGCTCAAGCAGGTTGACGTCAAACAGATTGACCGGCTGGCCTTGGCCGAAGAAGAACTGACGCGGGAGCTGCAATTCGTATTGCTCCGACGACAGCAATTGCTTCAGTCCGCCGAACAGCAGGGATTGCCTTCGGGCTCGCTGCAGGAATTGCTCACCGGCATGGGGGTGCCTGAAAGTGCCGCCATTTTTCAGCAGATCGAGGAAGCGCAAGAACGCTCAAAGAAATTACGTCATGAGAGCTGGGTGCAGTGGATTGTTTCACAACGTTCGTATCAGCACTATTCGCAGATTCTGGAACTGATTGCTCACTCAGGACAAAAAGTTCCCACCTATTCACACGGGCAAAATGAAAGCAGTACAGGGGGGGCGATTTTTGACGCATCGGCTTAAGTTCTTCTCTCCATGTTTGGAGGTCGAATGGATGCGTTAAGATTGCGTCATTCGTTACGGGATACTCGCTATGGGACTTAATGCAGCGCTATCAATGGCCAAGCAGTCGCTTGAAATATTCGGGACCGGGATCCAGGTCTCCGGCCAGAATATTTCCAATGCGGGCACTCCCGGTTACATCCGTGAAGAATTAGTTCTCAACGCTGCCGATCCGTTTCGACAGGGGGCACTCGTTCTGGGGACGGGGGTTGAAGTCTCCGGGATTCAGCAGCAGATAGACCTGTTTCTGGAAACGAGAATTCATTCTGCAAATACGGAATACTCATCGATTGAAGAACGAAACCTGATTTATAAACAGCTGGAGGCTGAGTTAAGGGAACTGACAGAAGGCGACCTTTCCTCGGGCATGAATGAGTTTTTAGCGACCATCAATAATGTCGTGAATCAGCCGAATTCGATTCCGGATCGTGAATTTGTCATCAATGAAGCGGAAAAGTTTGCTGCGGAAATCAGCTCGTTGCGCCTGCGTGTGAATGATCTCCGGGAAGTGCAGTCGGTGAATGTTGAGAATCTGGTCAAAGAAGCCAATGAGCTGATTGATACGATCATTGAACTGAATCCCAAGATTTCCAAACTGGAAGCTTCCGGTCTGCTGCAAAGCGACGCTGGCGCACTCAGAACGCAACGTTATACTGCACTGAATCGACTTTCCGAATTGATTCCCATTCGCTATCGCGAACGTACCGATGGTGCCATTGATTTATTTACCGGTTCCGATTATCTGGTTCTGGCGGGATCCTCTCAGAAGCTGACGTTAGAAACGGGGACTGATCGCGGTGTCGTGACTCATGAAGTGCTACTCTCGCGGACGAACAGTAATATTTCGCGTACGGGTGGCGAGTTGAAAGGAGTGATCGAAGGCCGAGATGATATTCTGGGCAGCTTCGTTGATCAGCTGGATACATACACTTCGAATTTGATTTTTGAGTTTAACAAAATTCATGCGTCTGGTGAGGGGACGGCTGGTTTTGAACAATTGACGGCGGCGTCCAGTGCACTTGATCCGACGGCTACCTTGAATTCCACGCAGTCCGGGCTTCCTTTTCAGGCAACGCATGGCAGTTTTCAGATCAAGGTGACGAACAAAACCACGGGGTTATCCAATACGACGACGATTAACGTTGACTTGGATGGCATCGGCGCTGATACCACCTTGAACAGTCTCTCAGCAGCCATTGGTGGCGTCGCTAATTTGAGTTCTTCGGTTTCTACCGATGGACGACTCTCGATTACTGCCGGCTCTGATTACGAATTTCGTTTTTCCAATGACAGTAGTGGTGCCTTGGCTGCGATTGGCATTAATACCCTGTTCACAGGGGCTGACTCCAGTGATATTCAAATCAATTCGGTCGTCCAGCAGAATCAGCAGTTTCTGGCAACCGGTCAGGGAGGAGGTCCCTCTGACGGAAGCAACGCCGTCCTGCTGGCTGCTTTTGCAGAGAATCCGGTTGATTCTCTGGGGGGGATCAGTCTGGATGGATATTACGAAAAAGTCGTCTCGAACATCGCCCAGGCTTCTGCTTCTGAGGCCGCACTATCCGAAGGTGCGCTCGCTTTCAGAGAATCTCTGCTGGGGCAGCGCGAGCAGTTTTCCGGCGTCAGTATTGACGAAGAAACAATCAATGTTTTGACGTATCAGCGAGCCTATCAGTCGGCAGCACGGCTGGTCAGCACGATCGATGAGTTGTTTACGATTTTACTTAATATTTGAAAGCGAAGTTTTTGAGATCAAAGCTGTTCTCTCTTTCTGTTTCGTTGACTCTTTTGGTGTGATGAAAAATGAGTATTGGTCCCATATTGCCAGGCCGCCTGCCTTCAACAATGCTTTCCGAACGCTTGAAGATTTCGCTGAATGACAATGCGCGAGAATTAGTCAATCTGCAACAACAGGTGGCAAGCGGGCAACTGTTTTCCATTGCCAGCGAAGCGCCCGGGGCGGCGCTGCGCACAATTATTCTGCAGTCAACGTACGAACGCCAGACGCAGTATCAGACAAATATTGGTACCAGCCTCAGTTTATTGACAATGAGTGAGTCGTCTCTGTCGAGTGTCGGAGACGCACTAAATCAGGCAAAGTCGATTTCACTGTTGGGCGTGGGGGATACGGTGACTGAATCCGAGCGCCTTGCGTTGGCGAATGAAATTGCCTCACTCAGGACGCAGGTTGTGAATGCCGGCAATACGACGTTTCGAGGACAGTACCTTTTTTCAGGAAGTCAGACAAACACGACTCCCTTCGAGGAACGGGCGGACGGCCAGGTAGTTTATCATGGTGATAATCATCAGATTCAATCCTATATCAATGTGCAAACATTGTTACCGAATAATTATGATGGGATTTCCGCATTTGCTGCCAGCACCCCTGAGGTCGGCAGCGATATCAATCCTGCTTTGAGTCTACAGACTAGAATTTCGGATTTGAACAGTGGTCGCGGTCTCAATCTGGGGTCCATCACAGTCACGTTGGACAATGGTACTCCGCAAACGCAAACAGTGGATCTCTCTGGTGCGGAAACCATCCAGGACCTCAAAACCGTGCTGGAAGATGCATTTTCGGCAGGCCCTTTAACGCTGACGGTTGACGTTGATCCGACCAGCCAGAATGGCCTGCGGTTCACTCCTTCCGCGGGTACAGTTGCCGTTTCCAATGTCGTGGGATCGACGTCCGCCACAGATCTGGGAATTGCCAGTACGGCTGTCGCGCAGATTAATGGACTGGATCTTGATCCGGGAATCACATTGCAGACGACATTGGCATCGCTGAACGGCGGCACGGGGATTGGCTCAACGACCGGCACTGGTCTGGTCATCAATAACGGCGGGAAAACTGTTACCGTTGACCTTTCAACAGCTACAACGATCGAAGATGTCTTCAATCTGATTCGTACACAAGACCCTGATCTCAATCTGGGGCTTAATCAGAGTCAGAACGGGTTGGCAATTTCCAGCCGCATCAGTGGAGCCGATTTCTCGATTGGTGAGAACAATGGAGGCACGAATGCCGTCGGCCTGGGAATCGAGACGTTCTCCGCGAGTACTCCTCTTTCCGAATTGAATTATGGTCGCGGAGTCGATGTTGATTCATCGAACCAGCTCCAGGTGATCCGTCGTGATGGAACAACCATCAATCTGGATCTCAGTGGTTCGGTCACAGTGCAGGATGTCATTGACAAGATCAACGATTTTGAAACGTTCGACGGAACCACACCACTGGCAGATCTGAATCTGGGGCAGGGCGTTCCCGTGGGCGCGACCACACTGGATATTACCCGCCGCGATGCTTCAGTGGTGAATGTAAGTCTGGCCGGTGATGCGACCGTGCAGGACGTCCTGGATTCGATTAATGCCGTGGATCCGGGAAATCTGGTTGCCAGTATAGATCCCACAACGAATGCCATTCAGATTACCGATAACTCGGGGGCGGGACCCTTGAGTATTGCCAGCAATGTCGTTTCTGATGCATTGGGGCTGGCGGTGACTGAGCCGGGGGCGATTAATACCGTGCCGTTGCAGGGGAACTTTATTCCGATCAAGCTGCAGGCCACACTGAATACGACCGGCAACGGTCTGACGATTTTTGATGCCTCGGGAACGGGGCCTCTGGAAATTCCGCCGATTGAAATTGCCTATGCACTGGGCATTGATGGTATTGAGACCGGCAATGATCCACTGGTGGGACTGGTTGGTAAAGATCCCAATCCCAAGGAGTCAACGGGCGTCATCAGTTTGCTGTCTCGGCTGGAAACGGGCTTGAGGAATGGCGATGATCGTGAAATTGAGCGGATTGGGGCGTTGCTGGATGTCGAAATCGGTCGAATGACCCGTGTGCGGGCTGATATCGGGAGCCGCATGAAGGTCCTTGAAGAGGCCGATAACCGCCTCAAGGATCAGGAAGTCAAAATAGAAGAGGCGATTTCCAACGAATTTCACACTGATCTGACAGAAGTGATCGTTGAGATTACTCAGCGACAGACGGCGTTTGAGGCGAATCTGAAAATCACTTCGCAGTCGCTCCAGTTGAGTTTGCTGTCCTACCTCTGATCTGCCGAATTCTCTCGTCAGAATTATGGTTCAGAGACTTCCTCTATGATAATGTATGGAAATTCGGGGGCGGGAGATTCGGGTATCCCAATTTCCAGGGGAGCCCCGAGCAAAAAAGTGGCTTTTCTGTGCTTTTTTGTCTTCCAGCTCAGATTTTCCGCCTCGCTGAAGTTGAAGAGGGACCTTAAAAAGGTTACTGTTATCCGCTCCCTTGCGATTGGTATGCGCTCGCTTTGTCGGCGTTTTTCTGATCTCTGAGAGGATATTTCACTACAATTTGACATGCCTTTTTGAAGTGCATATTGACATAAGTGTAGAATATTATATTGTTTACGTTTGAGGAATGACCGGTGTCTACGACAAAAACTTATATGGCAAAAGCGTCTACTGTCGATCATCAATGGTTCGTTGTTGATGCAGATAATCAGATTGTGGGACGCTTGGCCACAAAGATTGCGACCGTTTTAATGGGCAAGCATAAGCCGACTTATACTCCCCATGTCGATACCGGGGACTACGTAGTCGTCGTAAACTGTGACAGAGTAAGGTTTTCCGGAAAGGAACTTGCTCACGACTCTCATCCCTACTTCTCAACGAAGATGCTGAATAAAGGCTATGCTTCGTATAGTGGATTTCCCAGCGGTTTGAAAGTCGTTACTGCCGAAAAAAAACTGGAACGGGGACAGTCAACACAAGTCCTTTCTGAAGCCGTTCGTCGGATGCTTCCCAAGAACAAGCTGGGGCGTCAGATGCTGAAGAAACTCAAGTTATTTGCAGGTCCGACTCACGAACATCAGTCGCAGCAACCTCAAGATATGCCCGCTCATCTGCTGCCATAAGTAGAATCGCAGGCATACGAACTTCTATTTATTCCTTTTCAAAATAATAAGATAAGAGTAGTTGACCGTCATGGAAAATGAGACTCCGGAAGAAAACGTAACAGAAGAAACGACAGAGCAGCAGACACCGGTCGAAGCTGAGACAGCGACTTCAGAAGAAGCCACTGCCGACACAATGACGACGACTTCTGGTGTTCCTGAATTGACTCTGGGCTCCACTCTACCGACTGAAGGTGAAGGCGATGCGGAAGACGACGTCATCAAGCCGGAACCTGTTATTCGTGGTAAGCTGGACAAGCACGGTGTCGCCATGGGAACTGGTCGTCGTAAGACTGCTGTTGCCCGTGTTCGGATCAAAGCCGGTTCCGGAAGTCTGACGATCAACGGCGGTTCTCTGGAAGACTACCTGAAAGTCGAACGCGATCGCCAGATGGTCGAAGCACCTCTGAAGGCGACTGAGACATTTGGCAAAGTTGATGTCTGGGTCCGTGTTAACGGCGGTGGAACCACAGGTCAGACCGGAGCGATTGTTTTGGGTATCGCACGTGCTCTGGAAGCATACAATAACCAGTTCCATGAAACCTTGAGTGCCGGACGATTCCTGACGCGTGACAGCCGTATGGTTGAACGTAAGAAGTTTGGTTTCAAGAAAGCACGTAAGAGCTTTCAGTTCTCCAAGCGTTGATCTGCGAATGGTTATTTTCAGGCGATACAGTTCTGTGTTGTCTGTATGAAGTCATCGACACCCTGACTGGCGACATTTTCCAGTGAGGGTGTTTTTTTACGGTATTTCTCAGGCTCAAGTCGACCGTGAATCAATGTCTCTGTTCTGGCAGGCACTTTGCCCGGGTCAAATTTGTTGATCAAGCAACATCAGTGAGAGAGAAGGACATCAACAATGTATGGGCGATTATTGCTGCCAGAACTTCAGGTGATGCTGAATGAAAATGATACGGAAGGTATCAAAGAGTTCTGTGAGGCCCTCTATCCCGCGGTGACTGCAGAAATCCTGGAAGAGCTTAACAGCCAGGATGTATGGCGCGTGCTTGCCTGTAGTACTCCCGAAAAGCAGGCCGAGATATTTCAATTTCTCGCGCTGCCACAACAGATTGAAATTGTGGGTGTGATTGACCGGGAGCCTCTCTCCAAGCTGATCGAAGAGATGGCCCCTGACGACCGGGTCGACCTGTTGTCGCGGATGGATGATGATCATGTCGAGGAACTCCTGCCGTTAATTGCGCAGGCCGAACGGAGAGATATCCGCAAGCTGCTTTCCTATCCGGAAGACAGTGCCGGCGCGATAATGACGACCGAATATGCGTCTCTGCCGGAAAATATATCTGTATCGCAGGCACTGGAAAGATTGCGCCTGCAGGCACCAGACAGTGAAATTATATCCTATATCTATGTCGTTGATGAGGGGCGTCGTCTGCAGGGGATTGTTTCATTGCGTGAATTGATCTTTGCCCGTCCCACGCGTCCTCTGTCGGAGCTGATCAATCGAGATGTGATTTCCGTACGTGTGGATGACGACCAGGAATTTGTCGCACAGCAGATGGCAAAATATGACTTCGTAGCGATTCCTGTCGTCGATCGTCAAAACCAACTGGTCGGGATTGTGACGCACGACGATGCGATCGATATTATGCAGGAAGAAGCAACCGAAGACGCCTACCGTCTGGCTGCGGTCGAGCCATTGGAGGACAGCTATCTATCAACGTCGTTGCGGACGGTGATTCAGAAGCGGATAGGCTGGCTGATTTTTCTGCTGGTGCCTTCGTTTCTCGCCGCGAAGGTTCTGGAGCATTACGAAGCCATCTCAGACAAATACGAGTGGCTGGTTCTGTTTATCCCGCTGATTCTTGCCAGTGGGGGGAACGCAGGCTCTCAGTCGGCGACATTGATCATTCGTGCGATGGCGCTGGAGTCGAACATTCAGCAAGGCGATTTACGTGCTTTATTGCGAAAAGAACTGCAGCTGGGACTGTTGCTGGGGAGTGGGCTGTCTTTGATCAGCTTTTTCATTTCCTGGGCATTTACCGGGCAGTTGATTCAGGCGTCTGTTGTGGGGCTGGCCGTGTTTTTAGTCGTGTTGATGGGGATCTCGGCAGGAGGAATGCTGCCGATGGGATTCCGCAAGCTGGGGATGGACCCGGCGTTAATGTCGAACCCGTTTATTACTGCACTGGTCGATATTCTGGGCCTGATAATCTATTTTCAGGTCGCCATGTATCTGGTCAGCTGAGACGCTGTTGATCGACTTTATGAAGGCTCGTGTTCCGTTTCCGTTTTGACATCTTTCAGTACGATGCCCATCATCTTCATCAGCTCCAGGGCGTTGCTGTGCTTGACGACGCCTGGCTGCATGCGGTAGTCGAACGTCATTTTTCCATCAATCAGCTGGTCTTCAAAATGCACATTCTTTGCCTGCGTGCCAAACTGCGCAGTGATTTCGGTTAAAGCGAGATCATGCGTCGTGACAATGCCGATGCCTCCCCGTTCGATGAGGGTTTCGATCACGCTTTGGGCGCCAATCCGACGGTCGTGTGAATTCGTGCCCTGCAGAATTTCATCGAGCAGAAACAGGACCGGCATCGGCTCATCTGCCAGATGAACCACGGCGGAAAGTCGTGCGACGGACTGATAAAACAGCGAGGCGCCCTGCTGAAGCGAGTCTTGCACCCGCATCGCGGTTCCCGCCTGCATGGGGGAAACCGTCAGTCGGGTGGCGCGCACCGGAGCGCCTGTCATTGCCAGTACAAAGTTGGTGCCGACAGTTCGCATCAGGGTGCTTTTGCCCGACATGTTCGAACCACTGATCATGAGCAGCCGATTTTCCGCGTTCAAAGTGACATCGTTACGGACGACCTGCTGCAGGGGGATCAGCGGGTGTCCCAAGTCAACTCCCTCCAGTCGGGGGCCATCAGCGTCTGTTTCCACAATCTCGGGAAACGGATCCTGGGGATGTTCGTATGCGTAGCCGGCCAGCGAGCAGAGTGCTTCGAATTCTCCCACAGCTGAGAGCCATTCGGGACAATGCGGGCCGACATGTTTGAGCCAGCGTTCAATGGCAAACATGTAATGAAAGGGAATTCCCAGCAGAACCGCCAGAGGGGCGGAAAACTGATTGCGAAAACAGTTGTTGAGCCCCTGAAT
This window of the Gimesia fumaroli genome carries:
- the flgN gene encoding flagellar export chaperone FlgN, whose protein sequence is MHAEQTASTQANYQQLQGQLVGVIKDLEPIQKQLLALYQEKSKALKQVDVKQIDRLALAEEELTRELQFVLLRRQQLLQSAEQQGLPSGSLQELLTGMGVPESAAIFQQIEEAQERSKKLRHESWVQWIVSQRSYQHYSQILELIAHSGQKVPTYSHGQNESSTGGAIFDASA
- the flgK gene encoding flagellar hook-associated protein FlgK, with the protein product MGLNAALSMAKQSLEIFGTGIQVSGQNISNAGTPGYIREELVLNAADPFRQGALVLGTGVEVSGIQQQIDLFLETRIHSANTEYSSIEERNLIYKQLEAELRELTEGDLSSGMNEFLATINNVVNQPNSIPDREFVINEAEKFAAEISSLRLRVNDLREVQSVNVENLVKEANELIDTIIELNPKISKLEASGLLQSDAGALRTQRYTALNRLSELIPIRYRERTDGAIDLFTGSDYLVLAGSSQKLTLETGTDRGVVTHEVLLSRTNSNISRTGGELKGVIEGRDDILGSFVDQLDTYTSNLIFEFNKIHASGEGTAGFEQLTAASSALDPTATLNSTQSGLPFQATHGSFQIKVTNKTTGLSNTTTINVDLDGIGADTTLNSLSAAIGGVANLSSSVSTDGRLSITAGSDYEFRFSNDSSGALAAIGINTLFTGADSSDIQINSVVQQNQQFLATGQGGGPSDGSNAVLLAAFAENPVDSLGGISLDGYYEKVVSNIAQASASEAALSEGALAFRESLLGQREQFSGVSIDEETINVLTYQRAYQSAARLVSTIDELFTILLNI
- the flgL gene encoding flagellar hook-associated protein FlgL, with the translated sequence MSIGPILPGRLPSTMLSERLKISLNDNARELVNLQQQVASGQLFSIASEAPGAALRTIILQSTYERQTQYQTNIGTSLSLLTMSESSLSSVGDALNQAKSISLLGVGDTVTESERLALANEIASLRTQVVNAGNTTFRGQYLFSGSQTNTTPFEERADGQVVYHGDNHQIQSYINVQTLLPNNYDGISAFAASTPEVGSDINPALSLQTRISDLNSGRGLNLGSITVTLDNGTPQTQTVDLSGAETIQDLKTVLEDAFSAGPLTLTVDVDPTSQNGLRFTPSAGTVAVSNVVGSTSATDLGIASTAVAQINGLDLDPGITLQTTLASLNGGTGIGSTTGTGLVINNGGKTVTVDLSTATTIEDVFNLIRTQDPDLNLGLNQSQNGLAISSRISGADFSIGENNGGTNAVGLGIETFSASTPLSELNYGRGVDVDSSNQLQVIRRDGTTINLDLSGSVTVQDVIDKINDFETFDGTTPLADLNLGQGVPVGATTLDITRRDASVVNVSLAGDATVQDVLDSINAVDPGNLVASIDPTTNAIQITDNSGAGPLSIASNVVSDALGLAVTEPGAINTVPLQGNFIPIKLQATLNTTGNGLTIFDASGTGPLEIPPIEIAYALGIDGIETGNDPLVGLVGKDPNPKESTGVISLLSRLETGLRNGDDREIERIGALLDVEIGRMTRVRADIGSRMKVLEEADNRLKDQEVKIEEAISNEFHTDLTEVIVEITQRQTAFEANLKITSQSLQLSLLSYL
- the rplM gene encoding 50S ribosomal protein L13 gives rise to the protein MAKASTVDHQWFVVDADNQIVGRLATKIATVLMGKHKPTYTPHVDTGDYVVVVNCDRVRFSGKELAHDSHPYFSTKMLNKGYASYSGFPSGLKVVTAEKKLERGQSTQVLSEAVRRMLPKNKLGRQMLKKLKLFAGPTHEHQSQQPQDMPAHLLP
- the rpsI gene encoding 30S ribosomal protein S9, whose translation is MENETPEENVTEETTEQQTPVEAETATSEEATADTMTTTSGVPELTLGSTLPTEGEGDAEDDVIKPEPVIRGKLDKHGVAMGTGRRKTAVARVRIKAGSGSLTINGGSLEDYLKVERDRQMVEAPLKATETFGKVDVWVRVNGGGTTGQTGAIVLGIARALEAYNNQFHETLSAGRFLTRDSRMVERKKFGFKKARKSFQFSKR
- the mgtE gene encoding magnesium transporter, with the protein product MYGRLLLPELQVMLNENDTEGIKEFCEALYPAVTAEILEELNSQDVWRVLACSTPEKQAEIFQFLALPQQIEIVGVIDREPLSKLIEEMAPDDRVDLLSRMDDDHVEELLPLIAQAERRDIRKLLSYPEDSAGAIMTTEYASLPENISVSQALERLRLQAPDSEIISYIYVVDEGRRLQGIVSLRELIFARPTRPLSELINRDVISVRVDDDQEFVAQQMAKYDFVAIPVVDRQNQLVGIVTHDDAIDIMQEEATEDAYRLAAVEPLEDSYLSTSLRTVIQKRIGWLIFLLVPSFLAAKVLEHYEAISDKYEWLVLFIPLILASGGNAGSQSATLIIRAMALESNIQQGDLRALLRKELQLGLLLGSGLSLISFFISWAFTGQLIQASVVGLAVFLVVLMGISAGGMLPMGFRKLGMDPALMSNPFITALVDILGLIIYFQVAMYLVS